The Schistocerca gregaria isolate iqSchGreg1 chromosome 2, iqSchGreg1.2, whole genome shotgun sequence genome contains the following window.
aacatggaaaactttctttttatCGTTATTAAGCAACTATTAATGCCAATCGATATCAAGAGACGATTTTACGTATATATGAATGTAAAATGTTTATTCCAGCTTTAGTTATACACCTCCAAGTAAACACTAGCCTTAGTTAACAAAGAACTGCATGAACCTCGGACAGTGTCTAACTAACAAATAGTTTTTCAGGAAGAATCATATGTTCCATATTCACCATTACCATACCTACATCCCAAAGCAGGCCTCATGTACCTTCACCATGCTGATCACCCTGATTTACTACAATCAACCTATATATTTGAGTGAACATTATACAACTGTATGGCTAGACACAGAAGTGAAACACTCTTCTCTCAGTTCTGACTGGTTTACTGTAGGGACATGGGCAAATGCCAGAGTGCAGTTAACACGGTCATTGTTAGGCTTCCCATCATTTGGTGGCTGAGGAATAATCAAACATTGTAttcttcatgtttttcatttttacCTTTGATGCCTTTATTATTTTATGACCAATATTTAGTAAAACAACActgcacatcaaatactgatgtatTCCATTAGCAAGGGAATATTTTCATCATTCAAATGTACATACACTATTTACAAATATTCTTACATTTCCTGAtgacatatttttattaaatactttTGTTTTCACTTATCGAGTTTATGTCattatctttcttttctttgtgagagagagagagagagagagagagagagagagagagagagagagagagagagcagggaaaggggggggggggatggcagtaAAAGAAGACCGAAAATTTTTAACCAAAGTTTAAACACATGTTGTGACCATGTAATTTTTGTTACCGAGAGTCAACATCAGTGATTAAAGTAATCCCTGTTTCCCTTAGGGACAGTATAATATAAACACAAAACTTCACAAATTTTATCGCAGTTTACCAAGGACTCCACAAAGACAAATCTTCAATGGTTACAGCACTAGATAATTAAACTGAATCACTACTGATTGACTCTTGTTTATCATATGTTTCTCAGTGATCTTTGCTATCTATCTGtctttgtttttattacaatgtctgttccttcggaAATGCTTGCTGAGGTCTCTTCCtgtctggagtatagccatgtatggaaacaaATATGGATGATATGCAGTtcagataaaaacaaaataaaagctttcgaaatgcagtGTTGTAGAAGAATGCAGCAGATTATATAGGTAGcgcaactaatgaagaggtactggacTGAATTGGGgagatgaatttgtgtgtgtgtgtgtgtgtgtgtgtgttctggatgggggccaagggatgaatacagtaagcaggttcaaatgatgtaggttgcagtagttattcagaaagaagagacttgcacaggacagtctactgtggtgagctgcatcaaaccaatctttggactgatgaccacacccacatcaacaacaacaagaagtcaaTAAACACCTTCAAAGTGTCCCCATACAGTGACAGTCACACAGGGGTGCATCATGTCCTCCCATTTCCTCAGATTTTTGATCAGCAAACTGTACATGCTGGTAAATAAAACAAGTAATTCCAGAAAGCATTAGGGCTGCTTGATAAtcaaaacagaagaaatagttctgaTCATGTTTTGGGTGAAGTGTGGTGCCCACTAACCCTTCGAAGGACTTTCTTATCTTAGATATCTGCTAAACCaagaacaccacttgcatttctaCTACATCTGTCTATGGTACTACGTACTTACCATAGAGTGTTATGGTTCATCTAATACATAGACGCACAAATGGTTCTTGTGTAATAAACAGATGCTTTCAATTCTTACCATTCCAAATTCATATGACAATTTCCACTGGAGCAACTGAAAATTTACAGAGTGTGTAATAGTGCAACTTTTTTGTCTTTATAGTGTGTCGTGTGTCCCACATATCCCAATCCATAtgaaacaatattataaaaaggaaagttgctagtcaccatacagcagagatactgaaatgcagacaggcacaacaaaaagactgtaacaaATAAAGCTttagccagtaaggcctttgtcaaaaatagatatctctttcacacacacacacacacacacacacacacacacacacacacacacacacacagacacaactctcacacacaactgcagtctcaggcaactgaaacaacACTGCAATTGCACGAgcgcgtgttgtgtgtgtgtgtgtgtgtgtgtgtgtgtgtgtgtgtgtgtgtgtgtgtgcgtgtgtgtgtgtgtgtgtgtgcgcgcgcacgcgggcgcgcgcgcgcgcatgcgtgTCTGTCATCTATTTATAACAGAGGCTTTATTTGTGACGGTCTTttcgttgtgtctatctgcgactcagtactatatggtgagtatcgactttccttttcataatatgttacattccatcctagattttccaattTGTATGAAGTAGTTCATGTAAGCATAGTTAAATGTATCTCCAGTgtatattatttaatattatttatgcTTGACAACATCACATAACATAATGCATACAAATATACTGCAGCTAAATCATATTCACATTTTAGGGCATTTTTGTTTGTAAGTACAAGTCATTCCAGCTTCCAAATGAGATTATTTTTATCTAACATTCACATAGTTACAAACACTCAACTATTTAATCTTCCAAAAAAGATACAACAGTTTCCAGTTGTCTAAATACATATTTTAATTTGGCTTCAACACGAAAGCAATTATGCAAATATATGGTTCTGCATATTGTGTGTGAATATTTGCCAGTGTTTGTAACATATTTGAAAAAGAGCACAGAACAGAGTTCACATCAGATAACTACTTTGTGTAAATAGTTTATCAAGAGCATTCCGAAATGTTCAGTAGCATACATTTCCAACTACAAACATTTATCCATATTCTATATTGCTCACTGCAAATATCTTACTAAGTATCTTGCAACTGAAGGGGCACTTACTTAGTGGACATGCAAATGTTTCTTTAGAATGCTATTATCTGTGAATGCCTTGCTACATACAGTGCAGCAGAAGGGACGTTCACCTGTGTGGATACGTAAGTGCGTCGTCAAGTTACTTTTCCATTTAAATGATTTGCTGCACATAGTGCACCTGAAGGGGCATTCAGACGAGAGTGTGCGCAAGTGCTGGTTTAAGACACTGCTACTAATAAATGTCTTTTTACATATGGTACAGCTAAAGGGTCGTGCACCAGTATGTTTGCGCAAATGATTCTTTAGGTCACATTTCTGTATAAATGATTTCTTACAAATAAAGCAAATGACTGGACATTCACCTGTGTGTACCTTCATGTGCACTCTCAGATATTTGGGTGATTTGAATGCCTTGCTGCACTCGGTGCAACTGTAGGGACGTTCATCGGAGTGTATATTCAAGTGCTCCTTTAAGATACTGCTACTTGTAAATCTCTTGCAGCAAATAGAACAGCTGAAGGGTGGTTCAACTGTATGTGAGTGCAAGTGGTCCTCCAGGTTACTCTCCTGCGTGAAcactttactacatatgacacaaaTGAATAGGCATTGTCTCTTGTGTGTATCCATGTGATACTTCAGAGCAGAGGCTTCTTTGAATGTTTTGTCACACTCAGTGCAACTGAAGAAATGTTCCCCAGAGTGAACATGCATATGCTTATTTAGCTTATCTTTCTTGGTGAATCTCTTGAAACAGAAATTACAGCTGTAATGGTGGTCGCCAATGCGCGGTAATAGGTATCTCTTCAGTTTGTTCTTACTGTTGACTGTCCCCCAAAACTCACCATAGCTGTTGACAGTGTCATTGTCTCTGAACATATTACCTAAAGAATATCTGGTCTCATCTACATTTGATACTTTCTGGACAGAATTTTGTCGGCAGTTGCTGCTGCTGAAATTTTCATCCTGATCTTCATAAGTACTTGCTGAATGACTGTCATCACTTTTGGTATTCTTGTTTTGTTGGCTACTGCTGCTGAATTGAAGAGAATTGTATCATAAATTGTCATTATTCTAGCACATTAGAATATTAATTAACACACAAGGTAGAAATCACTTTACatattctgaaaaataaaaaagtgaagaaAGATGATAGTGTCTAACATACTGTTAGATCATAGGAGACAaatctggaaaaaggtgggaaagaAAATGTGAGCAAAGTGTGTGAACCAGTGCACAAACTGGCTTGGTGTGGAAAAGATGCTTCCTCATAGGTCAAATATGAAAATTCACTACCAGTAGCAAATTTGAACCTAAGCATCAAGCTTTGGGAAAATGTTAAGTTATATGTTCACAGCCTATGCCTCCTGAGTTCAATTACAACGTCCACAGAGATAATATGGATACTCATGGCAGCATTAACAATGTCTTCCATGACTAATTACCTGAACACTTTTTCTGGAAATTTTACTATTGCTTTACCTAACCTTAGAACTGGACTCTTGGCATTTAAAGAATAATTTACTGTACTCATTCCACCAAAGCAATATTAAGCTGACAAAACAAAACATATAAACAATATATGACTTTCAGTGACACAAAAAACACTGGAAATCATTTTTACCATTGTTTTGATAAGTGAGAAATAAAGTTAAAGCATTTTGCTGGTGAATTTGATTTCTTCACAAAACTACCATTTGCTCAATAAGTACCGTATAGTACTTTTACATAGATTATGTTCATAGTAAAAGGGACAAGGGGCAGTTACAAATTTCCTCCAGTTTTTCTTGTTCTAATTCTTCTACTTGCAGGTTCTATAACTCTTGGAAATATTCTGCCCATCTGCCAAGTATTTTATTACTTTCCTCTATCAATTCCCCTTCTTTACCCCTACATACAACTGTTTTGGCTTGAAACCTGGCATTTCCTTCTTTAATCTTTTGGTACACTGTGGAAATTCTGTGGAGAGCAATGAATAAAGTAATACTGAGCATTCGAATAAAGTGGAAAATGGCTATTACATGCGTCATGAATAAAAAAGGAGATTAACTGAACTGCCAGAACTACCGAGGAATGTCCCTTCTAAATACTATTTATAAAGTGTTGTCCAAGATCCTAACCAGGAGGCTTACTCCATATGTGGAAGAGAGAATTGGAGACTATCAGACTGGCTTCAGAAAAAATAGGTCAACAAATGACCAAATATTCACACTGTGCTTACTACTTGAAAAATATTATGAACACCAAATAAACATACTTCAGCTTTACATTGATTTTAAACAAGCATATGAAAGCATCTCATGAGTGGCATTGCGAAATGTAATGGAAGAAGCTTGAATACCCAAGACACTTGTTAAACTTACGATATCGACCCTCAGTGAaaccaactgtaaagtaaaaatacaggaCGAAATCTCCACTAGGGACTGAGACAGGGTAACAATATCTCCTCACTGTTATTCAACTTCTCCCTGGAAAAAGTCATAAGTCAGACagaattaaatagaggaggaacCATGTTTAATCATTCACTGTAGTACCTAGCCTATGCAGACactgaggcattactcacatgaaaCACTGCTGTGATGGCCAATGCCTATCAACAACTGGAGAGAAGTACAACGAAGCTTAGCCTGGTAGTCAATGCCGAAAAGACCAAAAATATGTTAACGACCAACCAATGAAACCTACCAAACATCAGAATAACTGACAAGGAGCTTGAAAGAGTGAGAGACTTCAGGTACCTCAGATCGACTATCACAGATACAAATGACATCAGCAGCAAGGTGAAAGTTAGAACAGCAGTAGGCTACAGATACTACTTTGCCACACTACCCATGCTTAGGAGCTCACTTCTATCACAAAAGTCTAAAATCCTCATTTACACACAATTTATAAGACTGGTTGTCATGTATGGTGATGAGACATGGACCATCACTACAAATGAGGAAAGGATCCTTAGCATTTGGGAGAATAAGATTCTGCGTAAAATATATGGTCCAATATATGATCAAGAAGGCCGAGATATCTGTACGAATGCAGAACTAGAACAAAATGGTTGAAGAACCTGAAATGGTCACTAtcattaaaataagaagactgaGGCGGGCAGGACACATGCtcagaatgaaggaggacagaacATGTAAGAAGATTTTTGATGGCAAGACTGGAGGCAAACAATGGAAGGGACATCCAGAAAGATATGGGTGGACAAATTGAAGAAGATATGACAAAGATGGGTGTCAGAGTATGTAGACGGAAagccatggactggatagaatggcaggatattgtgatgcagaCCAAGGTCCTTCAAGGGCCAAGGAGTAAGTAAGCAATAGTACGAATTTAGGCATTTATTAGGGCATTATACTATTTTTCTGTCTTTAGCAAATAAGTTGCAGTGAATGTGTGATACTACCTTTTTACTGACATTTTTTTGGTATGAATTATGACAAAGTGTGGAATATGAACAATTTTGCAAGTTTTGTTATTTAGTGCTGGGACCTTAAAATTCATCTCGGTAAATGTCAGTAGAAGTCAATATACTTCATGCCTCCTTTCACTGCTGCCAGTTCTCGCTATCTACAGTGAAGGGTAAGAATTATTGTATATGAGCTATGGAATTATTCTGCATGAACTATGTGGCATGCACGTTGCCAGCACTGCATGAACTACTTTCCTCTGCACCAGTACTCTTTGCCACTTCTTATCTCTCACAGCAAACACTTCTGATGTGATCTCAATATGAAGTTTAATGGGCTGAATTCTGTATTGCCTGAAATCTAATGACAGCAGGTACCTCATACAATTGTGTTAAATTTTAATGTTTAGTTATAGCCCATGATTCTATCTGAAATTTTTTCACTTAAGAAtgcacttgtcacttcttctgaagtagaatggTCCTTTCCTATGTACAAAAATATTCTATCAAATAAATGCATA
Protein-coding sequences here:
- the LOC126335653 gene encoding oocyte zinc finger protein XlCOF19-like, giving the protein MFRDNDTVNSYGEFWGTVNSKNKLKRYLLPRIGDHHYSCNFCFKRFTKKDKLNKHMHVHSGEHFFSCTECDKTFKEASALKYHMDTHKRQCLFICVICSKVFTQESNLEDHLHSHTVEPPFSCSICCKRFTSSSILKEHLNIHSDERPYSCTECSKAFKSPKYLRVHMKVHTGECPVICFICKKSFIQKCDLKNHLRKHTGARPFSCTICKKTFISSSVLNQHLRTLSSECPFRCTMCSKSFKWKSNLTTHLRIHTGERPFCCTVCSKAFTDNSILKKHLHVH